Genomic DNA from Microbacterium sp. NC79:
CGTCGTGCGGGCCGGCAGCGGCTTCCGGGTGGTATTGCACGCTGAACGCCGGAATGTCCAGGGCACGGAGGCCTTCGACGACCTGGTCGTTGAGGCCGACGTGGCTGACTTCAACCTTGCCGTAGCCATTCGGGCTGTCGAACGCGCCCTCGATGGGGGCGTCGACGGCGAAGCCGTGGTTGTGCGCGGTGATTTCAACACGACCTGTGGTCTTATCAAGCACCGGCTGGTTGATTCCGCGGTGACCGAACGGCAACTTGTAGGTGCCGAGACCGAGCGCGCGGCCCAGAAGCTGGTTGCCGAAGCAAATACCGAAGAACGGGTATCCGGCGTCCAGAACGCCGCGAAGCAACGCGACGTGACCGTCGGATGCGGCCGGGTCACCCGGGCCGTTCGAGTAGAACACGGCAACCGGCTCGATCGCGGTGATTTCTTCGATCGTCGTGGTCTGCGGTAGCACGTGCACATCGAAACCACGCTGTGCGAGGTTATTGATGGTGGCTTGCTTGACACCCAGGTCGATCACCGCGAGGTTGCCGATGCGCTCACCGATGGCAGGCGTCACCTCAGCAACCGAGACAGACACCTCGGCCGACAGGTTCCGACCGGCCATTGCCGGCGCTTCCCGCACGATGCGCAGTTGTTCGTCGTCCGAAATTTCCGCAGCGTCTCCGGAGAAGATCGCTCCGCGCATGCTACCTGCGTCACGAATG
This window encodes:
- the carA gene encoding glutamine-hydrolyzing carbamoyl-phosphate synthase small subunit, with product MSLFSHEPAVLVLEDGSRYAGAAYGARGTTIGEVVFATGMTGYQETLTDPSYAGQIVLQTAPHIGNTGMNDEDPESRRIWVAGYIVRDPSRVVSNWRADESLDDSLERDGIVGISGIDTRAVTRVIRDAGSMRGAIFSGDAAEISDDEQLRIVREAPAMAGRNLSAEVSVSVAEVTPAIGERIGNLAVIDLGVKQATINNLAQRGFDVHVLPQTTTIEEITAIEPVAVFYSNGPGDPAASDGHVALLRGVLDAGYPFFGICFGNQLLGRALGLGTYKLPFGHRGINQPVLDKTTGRVEITAHNHGFAVDAPIEGAFDSPNGYGKVEVSHVGLNDQVVEGLRALDIPAFSVQYHPEAAAGPHDANYLFDRFRDMVIAHNDKKDSK